TCGCTTTCTTGCTTTTCCCGGTCAGAAATCGCAATAATTTCAAATTGGTGCTCAGGAAGATTGGAGATGATGGTATGAATCCAACTCGATACTCCGCCGCGTACATACGGATAACTGCCTTCAGCGATGATTCCGATTTTCATGATGCTCCTCCTTTTAGCTGGATTTCTGCCTCAGGCTGCGTCATTTTAATCAGAAAAAGATGATCCATCCCCGGCATTTTTGTGATTTCAGCGCCCTGTGCTGTTTGTGTATCTACTGCCTTGTGTTCTTCAATTCGTAGCAAGAAGTAAGAAGGAGAGGGCAGTTTATCGCCTGAAAGATAGATTCGATCCGGTGCATAGCGTACGCGTACCGTAGCTGATTGGTATGCCTTCAATCTCTGTTCGAGCTTCCGAGCTGTCGTCGGTTCTACATACGGATACGTCTTCTGAACATGCGCTAGCATGCGGGCAAAATCGCTTCGCATATCCGGCCAGCCGCGTCCGAAAGCGCGTGAAGGATCAATGATATCATCCGGATGAATAAAGTGAGAGAACAAGCCAAAGTTGGCAAGAGAATCGGCCTGTAAGAAGGCGGTCTCCTCATCGAAACGATATCCGCTTGTAATGCGCGGCATATGATATAGGTTAGGGAATCGCTTATCCGCCCCAAATTCCTGAATAAGATAACCCTTACCGGGTGCGCCTGCATAGATCGAAGAGATTGTATTCACGTGCGGTAGCGCTTCGTGTATCGCAGCAGTTCCGGTTCTTCCAAGCAGGTTGGAAGGAGGAACATAGGTGGTGAAGCTCTCCTCAGGAAAATAATGTGTGAATACCTCCTGTGCACTGCGCAGACTTCTGACCATCTCGTTTTGGTCTTTCCATAATTTATAACCCAATTCCGTATCATTGGGTTCCCCTTTGGTAACAAGCGATTCATGGTTGTAGCCGTGTATGCCGATCTCGCCTCCAAGCTTGAGCAGTTGGCGTCCAAAGAAAACCATTGTGTCTTTATCGAGCTGAATTAATTCCTCCGATGAGAGCGTATGGTCATCACGGTATGTGGCGATCATCAGACCTGTATACGCAATGTTATATTCATGAGCCCAGCGCTTCATATCTGTCCACCAGACTTTTCTAAAGAATTCGCTCGTATTCATCCCGTAATGCGCTGCAATCGCCTTATTGCTCCCTTCCGGCCAGGGTGCGGGAAAATCATCGATATAGACCGCTTTGGCTGCAACTTGTCCGGTTACAAAGGCGGGAAGCGCCAATCCGATCGAATGAAGGAGGAGACCGCGCGTGTTTTTGTCTACGAGTGTGGAGGCATTCCAATACACTACTTTTCCTTCTCCATATGGATAAGTCCAGAGCAAGGGTTTCTTCTCGGCTGACAGGTAGACATCGGCTCCCGCCTGTAAGGATACGTCAAGTATGCTGTTGATAAACAGTCGTGATTGCGGAGGGATGTTCGGATACCCTGGAAAAATAGGGCGGTTAAAAGTAAGTCCGCTCACATCCTTTTTGAAGAAGCCGCGGCTTTCCTGGATGCCGACCAGTTCATTCCACTTTGGATCATGGAAACGCGTGGTTACGACGAGGCGACCACCATGTTGTACATACGAACGAATCGTCTCGTACGGCCATTGATTTACTTGTTCCCCAACCAGTACGAGAACTTGGTATGGGGAAGGGGTCAGTGTAGCCAGATTCTCTACAGTAATTCGCTCATAATCAACTTTAGCGTATTGTAATGCATGCTCCAGATTAGAAAGCAGAGGGCGATCAACCGTAGAGTAAGAGTCGAGGATTGAGATTGTGATAGTCTGCCCTTTTTCTTTTTTATCTGGAGCGCTCATTGTTTGTACGACTTCCCCTGGACCAGATGTCAGAGAGAAAAGCTTATATGCGCCGTTACTGCGCATAAATTGTAGCCCTGCAGTAAGCAGAAGCATTATAGCAGCAAGAAATATGAGTATACTCATTGTTCTAACTTTCATAGATTACGCTCCTTCAAGCTGGCGTAAAACTGGAACCCAGCGAGGGGGCAATTCGCCCTCACTTACTTGTTCTCGCATTCGCTGGATCATTTCCCGAATACGCGGCCAGTTCTCGTTGTGGTAAGCAAGCTGCATGTGAATAAGATAGCCGCCGAAATAAGCGGGAAACTGATGAATAAGACGTCTCCCCAGTTCTTCTGCTTCCTGGTTCTTCCTAAGAAGCAGGCATACCTCAGCTTGTTGAAAGACAAGGTGAGGATTGGTAGGAATTATCTGTATCGCCAGCTTTAATACATTATGGTATTCCAGTGCCGTCATGTGCTTCATCTCTCCGGTTAACAGATCGCTTTCTAGATAATGCTGATAGACTTGGGCAAGTTCTAAGTAGATTGCCGGATTCTCGCTGCGCAACTGGTTTCGAAGGGAGGAGATGCGACGGATATACCGGTCTTTTAAGACATTGATTGATGTTGCAGCATAATGCACGACCTCCGTATCTTCATTTTGTAAGGCTGTGTACAAATATTTACCTTTTTGTCCTATATTCAAGTCCAACAGACGGATAAGCATTTCTTTTTTTATTTCGCTATCATCCATCTCCAAGCTCTGCATGATCGGAAGCAGACGATAATCGTTCGCGGCTTCTTCAATGATATTCTCGTAGTTATCCACATGTATTCGCGTATACTCATCATATGTATCCAAAGCTGAGCGGTTATGCGTCTTTTTTTCAGCAAGCCAGACGATAAGCCCTAAGATTTCACCAATAAAGGGAAGAAAGATGGAAACAACAAAGATCCAGGAAGCTGCTCCGCGCTTTTCTTCTGTTAGAGAAGGAAGGAGTAGACGGCTTAGCAGAAACAATGCTAATGTGTGCAGCACAAAGAAAAAAACGATGTACATTTTACTCCCCCTTGTCATATGAAATCACAGGCATGATCCGTTCGATGAAATTCTTCGTCTGCTCTTGGTCGGTTGCCGGAAGCAGGAAAAGAAGTTTGTTATCGCGTTTGTCATAGCCGACGATATCTACCTCCCGCATATGCGGCTCTAGGCGCTTGCTCCATTCATCTGCCTCAAGCTGTAAATGTGTAGGAAGCGATATATCAAATGCTGTATACGGCTGTTCAAGCTCGGCCTCTCTCTCCCGCTCAATCTGCACGCGTCGCTGGAAAGCCTCCGGATAATAGATGGAGGTGCCAGGGTATGTAATTCCCGCTCCCTTCTCTTCGAGGCGAAGCGCTGCGATTTCAGTGCTGTCAGAAATAAGCTCTAACAGAAGATGCAGGAATTGAACGCTTTGTGGAGTTAGACGATCCAGAGCAATGCGGCTAATAATCAGCACGTCCTTAATTCTGCCCTCGCGAAGAATGGGACCTGCTAAGACAGGTGTAGATGCCTCGTCATCTGCTCGGCGCATAATGACAGTTTTTTCTCGCAGTAATCGACTGTAGAAGCGAGAATCTGAGATAAACAGGGTTGGTTTTAACTTTTCGGATTGCCCCATTCGTATCTTCAACCGCAGGGCTGTCTCTGATTGATCAAGATGATAGATACCAAATTCCTCGGCTTTGAAAAAATCAGCCAGAATTTTGGCGGCTTGGGTAATCGTAGACTCAGGATCTCTAGCATCAAGTGCACGCATAATTTCAAGCAGCGTATGAATGCTTTGTTCCGATTCGAGAATTTTCCCTTCAAGTATCTTCCGTGACTCGCTCAATCGATCTACCGCGCGTCGCAGCTGCCGATTCTCTTCAATTATTTCCTGATTACGATAGTATTGCGCTTCATATTGTTCACGGAGATTAGTGATGAACAATCCGGGAATAATACCTAGAATCAAATGAAAGAGCAGCCATTTTGCCCGCTCAAAATCAAAAAATAGCAACAGTACATCTTCACCACGAACCGTCGCAGTTCCTACAATATAAGCAATAGTCATAAGCGAGCTAACAAGCCCGACGCTCCAGCCGTATCGCAGTGAGAATAGAAGAGCGATAAAGAGTGTCGGGGCTGGCTGAAATTCTGTAAATCGCAGTTCTGTCCACCAATCCAACAGAACAAAAACCAGGAATACACAGATAAGCTCAGCATATTTTCTTATGAGAGAATGCTGACGATAAAACATTTATTTCCTCCGTTTTCCATTTCTTTTACCCGATTTGTATAATAATTGTACAGATATTGATAAAAATATTTATATGGCCAACGTTTATTGTACCTATGGTGCTCACAAGGCATCAAATGGAAAGTGTGTAACAAAATATAAAGGGGAAAAAATGTATATGTATTTGGAATGATAGTTTTTAAAACAGGATTCAAAATTGTAAGGTAAATGTCACGTATGTGACAAGATAATTAACTATTTTATATTGCTAAAGATCTATGCGCGTGTATAATAAAAGTAAGAAAAAAAATTAACTGCATACATATCTGGTGATGGGCAAACTTGTTGAAAAGCAAGGACGCAAAGGCATGGGTCGTCGATCTGCGCATATTATTATAGTGCGGAGGTACCGATTGCCAGTCTGCGAAACCACCCATCCCTCTGTGTATCTCTGGAGGGATTTTTCGTGAAGAAGTTAACAGTCGCACTGTTGTCTTTGACTTTGGTACTATTCGGATTAGGAGGGTCTTCAACTTACGTGAGTGCAGCAAAAGTATCTCCATTCCAACAGGTGACTTCCTATAAAATTTTCTATGGTAAACCGACCGCACGCGTATTTAATGAAATGAAAAATTACAACATGGTTATTGTTGAGCCGTATCATTACACCAAAGCCGATATCGAACGGATCAAAAAAGGCGGCACGATGGTCATGGGTTATGTGAGTACAATGGAAGTTGCGTCATGGAATCAGACGCTATTAAATAAATGCGAGGCCACTGATTTCTTCCTCCGGGAGAATGAGAAGGTTCATTTTGCTGAATGGGATTCGTATTTAATGGATATTACTTCCCCGCACTATCAACAAATATTGATGGATGAAGTGAAAAATCAAGTAGCCGCAAAAGGATTTGATGGGGTATTTCTCGATACAGTAGGCGATATTGATGACCAGCACGGAAATGATCCTGTAATGCTTACACTGCAGCAGTTCGGCATGGCAGCATTTATGAGTGAGATCAAGGCGCAATTCCCAAGTCTATATTTGATTCAAAACTGGGGATTCGGTACGTTGACTGGATATACAGCTCCTTATGTAGACGGCTTTATGTGGGAGAACTTCGATTACGCGACCGTAGCGAAGGATCAGTGGGCACAGGATCGGATGGCAGAACTGCACGCACTTCAAAAGCAGTATCCGTTCTCTGTATTTACCATATCCTTTAGCGGTAAGGCGAAGAGTACAGAGTATGCAAAGAAACAAGGCTTCATTCATTTCCACACAACCAAAGGTTTTGATGTTTGGTAGAGTAGAAGATAGAAAGCTCCTCTTTGAGTAAATCAAAGAGGAGTTTTTTCTGTAGAAAGGGAGAGCAGTCTAAGCTCTTGCATGGTTTTAAGCCAGCTTTGAATAGCGGGACGGTGCAGGTGTTCCTTCTGCGCCATAATAAAGGCAGTGCGTTTTGGAGGGACGAGTCCGTCTGTGAGTTGGATCTCAGCTAAGCGCCCAGCACGCAGTTCTTCTTCTACGGCGGATCGAACGATAAATCCCATTCCGATGTTTTTTTGCAGGAGAGCAAGGAGCATCGATACATTGTCGATGTGCAGTTGCGGAACATACTCAGGCGGAAGCAGTTCACTCACCCACTCATAAAACGGGTTTCCCCAATCCACATATAGAAGAGGGAGGCTTGCAAGGAATTCAGGCGCTACCGCATCCCAGCGTGCTGCTTCATGCTCTGGATGGGAGACGAGAATGATTTCCTCCTCATAGAAGGGGAGTACTTCAAAACCCGGGATAGACTGTGGGAGGTATACAAAGCCGAGCTGTACAACTCCGTCCTTCAAATGATGCACCACATCCCAGGAATGTCCTGTTTTTATTTTTAGTGAGACGGTAGGATATTGATTGAAAAACGTTTCAACCACAGGGCAGAGAACATATTTCCATAACGTGTCGGTTGCACCGATAGATAGCTGATCTTCAAACGTCTTCATAGATTGTATCTTTAGCAAGCTCTCTTCATTGAGTAAAAGCAACCGTTCAGCGTATGGAAGAAATGTATATCCGGCGGCAGTAAGGTCTACCTTGCGCCGATCGCGCATGAAGAGGGGTTTACCGACTTCAGCTTCTAAGGCTTGAATGCGCGAAGAAACTGTGGATTGTACAAGATGCAGAGCCTCAGCCGTTTTAGAAAAGCTTTTGTTGCGAGCCAATACAATGAATGTACGTAATTGTTCAAAATCCAAGCGAATGTCTCCTTCCCTTTGCTTAATCGAAAAAATAGATAACATGTATCAAAATCATTCGTTATACAAATGACATTTCCTGCTTTATTGTAGAAAGCGAGGAGGGGAACGTATGGTTGGATATGTATGGCGAATGTCGCCGTTAGGTGTACGGGTGCTGTTTATCTGTTCTTTTTTAATGAATTTGGGCTTTTATGCATTGATTCCATATCTGACGCTGTATTTGACGGGAAGTTTTGCCTGGTCTATGGCAATGGCCGGAATTCTGCTTGGTATCCGTCAGTTTTCGCAGCAGGGTTTTTCATTTTTAGGGGGGATGCTTGCGGATCGGATCGGCTGTAAACAAGCGCTTGTATTCGGGGTACTCGTACGGGCCGCTGGGTTTGTAGGCTTTGCTTTTTGTACGGAAATGTGGCAGTTTATTGTTGCCGCCATTTTATCGGGTCTTGGCGGGGCATTATTTGAACCTGCCTTTCTTGCGGCATTTGCTAGGCTCACTCCGGAGAAAGGGAGAAAAGAGATTTTTGCATTCCGCAGTGTAGTAGTCAACACCGGCATGGTTGTGTCAACGCTTGTTGGTGGCGTATTGGCGTCCGTTCAGTTCTTCTATCTCTCTTTGGTATCGGGTGTGCTTTTCATAGCGGTAGCGATGCTGGTATGGGTGACGCTGCCGAAGATTGAAGCGGAGGTAACGAGTAGGAGCTGGGTGGCGGATACGCGGGAGATTATAATGAATCGTCCCTTCGTGCTCTATACGGTTATTCTGATTGGTTATTTTTATTTGTATATGCAGCTATTTTTGACGATTCCGCGCCGAATGGAGGAGGTTACGGGGGATACGAGCGGTGTGGCAATTATGTATGCAACAATCTCGCTTACTGTCATCGCACTTCAATTGAAGGTAGCTGTATGGCTTCAAAACGTATCGGCTCGATTTGTGCTGATCGGTATTGGTGCGCTGGTGATGGGTTTGAGCTTATTTTTGCTTGGATTCGTAACCACGATCGAAATGATCATCGCTGACGGATTGCTGTTTGCTGTAGGAAATATGATGGTAGCTCCCGTATTGCACGACGTAGTGACACTTTTTGCTCCAGCGAATCGTCTGGGTTCGTATTATGGATTTAATAGCTTTTCTCTTGCGATCGGCGGTGCACTAAGCACTGTGCTGGGTGGATGGCTATATGATATGGGAAGCCATTGGAATGCCGCGATGCTGCCCTGGATTTTCTGCTTGTTCGTTGGCTTCCTGGTCTGCTTAGGGATGTATAAGCTTGAGATAAGCAGACAGCCGCAGGCGCTTCGTACGAAGATGCGTGAGGGATAATGGATATACATACAAAAGAGCCGCTCTTTCTCTAGAGCCGCTCTTTTTATGTACGTTGATTGTGTAGGAATTGTATTACGGAACGCTAATTACTTTGACCTCGACATCTCTTCGACCCCATGCAAGCGCCTCTTTTTTGGTGGCGAACGCTAGATCAATCGCATTACCCTTTATGGCTCCGCCGATATCCTCGGCGCGGCATTGGCCATATCCTTCTACATAGAGAACGGTTCCAAGAGGGATATAGTCCGTATCAACTGCGACAATGCCTGGACGAACCTTCGTGCCGGACTTGGTACGCCCAGGTCCTGTATAGCCGGATGCATGGGCGGTAAAAGTCATGCCTTCACGTACTTTTGTCATCGTAGTACTGCGTGCTGGTTTCTTAGGTCGAGTGAGCGTTCGGTTGTTAGTATTCCTGTTTACTGCGGCAATTTTTACGGAATCGATTGTATGATCTTGCGCTGGTAAGGCAGTAGGAAATTCTAATTCTTTTGCTGAGACTTCTCCGCTAGAATAAGGTAGCGCTTGATGGATAGACTGTGTAAGTATTGGCGGATTTTTGAGTGTGCCTGATACTGGTTGTTGAGGAGTTTCAGCAAGAGAACTAACGGGATACATGCAAAGAAGCAGCATGATCATCGAACCTTTAATAACAAGTAACTTACGATTGTCCCTGAAAGCCTTGATAGAGCGGAATAAAGATATAGATCGACTCTTTCGCATGAAGACCTCCTTTAGAAAGTAAGATGACTCAAACTTGCTGTGTTCATTGTACTATCAAATAGGATAAAAGTCACTATTTATCTGAAAATTTAATCGTTTTTATTTTTTATAATGGCAGAAAGCCCGATACGCGATTCTATGTGTTTGGATCTGACTCTTTCTGCCATACATGGGGGGATAACATGGCTGCATTGATTGTGATTGATCCAGGACACGGGGGCGCTGATCCTGGAGCGAGCGGTAATGGGCTTAAGGAGAAGGATATTACGCTCTCTATTGCTAAGCGAGTAGCAAAGCATTTGGAGAATATGGGAGTGAATGTGTGTCTTACGCGCAGCGATGATAATGTATTTAGCTCAGATAAGGCCGCTGATTTAAAGGCGCGTGCAGAATTTGCTAATCGATTGGATGCAGATTACTTTATTTCGATTCATATCAATGCGGGAGGTGGAACTGGTTTTGAGAGCTATGTTGCCAAAAGCGCAGCAAATCAGGAAGCAGGCCGCTGCCAACATATTGTGCATAGTGAAGTAGCATCTGTCTTTACGAATGCTGGATTACCTGATAGGGGAGAGAAGACAGCGAACTTTGCTGTGTTGCGTCAAACATCCATGCCGGCCATCCTCCTTGAATTCGGGTTTGTTGATTATGCTAAGGATGTGGCGCAATTGAAAAATCCGGAATTTCTTAACGCTGTGGCAGAGGCTGTTGCCCGGGGTACGGCACGGGCGCTCCATGTCGAGAATCCAGCACCCTCATTACCTGCGTCTTCCACCAAGCCGATTAGTAAATATTACAAAGATATCCTCCCGGGTCTGGAATGGGCGGGGGAGAGTGTAGATAAGCTATACGAGTTTGGTATTATGAGAGGGGATGGACAGGGGGCATTCCGTCCAACGGATACAATGACCCGCTTGGAAGCGGCTGTTGCGATTCATAATACGATTGAGTATCTGCTAAAGAAAAGCGGTACGTCGTAGCTGTGCAGGAGGTTTGTATGACGGGGAGTTTGTTAGTATAATAAGCATTGGAGCAAATTCGTTTGCTGTTCAATTCAATATATAAGGAAGTTGATATAGATGAATAAATCCCCTGAAAACACAAGGGTAGTTGTCGGAATGTCCGGCGGCGTAGATTCTTCTGTGGCGGCTTTGCTGCTTAAAGAGCAAGGATATGATGTCATCGGTATCTTTATGAAGAACTGGGATGACACGGATGAATTCGGGCATTGCACAGCCGAAGAAGACTATGAAGATGTACGCCGCGTCTGTGGACAGATCGGTATCCCATATTATACGGTGAATTTCGAGAAAGAATATTGGGATCGTGTATTTACGTATTTTCTTGATGAATATAAAAAGGGACGCACGCCGAATCCAGATGTGATGTGCAACAAGGAAATTAAATTCAGAGCGTTCCTCGACCGCGCCCTTGATTTGGGTGCTGATTATTTGGCGACAGGGCATTATGCACAAGTGGATTTCCATGATGGAAAGTATCGTCTGCTCCGTGGAGCGGACCCGAAGAAGGATCAGACATACTTTCTAAATCAGCTTGGCCAGGATCAATTGTCACGCACGATGTTTCCACTCGGACATCTGCCTAAAACAGAAGTAAGAGAAATCGCGTTAAAAGCAGGCTTAGCAACAGCGAAGAAGAAAGATAGTACAGGCATTTGCTTTATTGGTGAACGTAATTTTAAGGAATTCCTTAGCTCCTATCTTCCGGCCAATCCGGGTGACATTCGTACGGTGGACGGTGAACTGAAAGGCCGTCACGATGGATTGATGTATTATACGCTTGGACAGCGTCAGGGACTTGGAATCGGGGGTGGCGACGGTACGGGCGAGCCATGGTTCGTAGTAGATAAAGATGTAGAGCGTAATATTCTCTATGTGGCGCAGGGAGGCGATCATGATCGCTTGTACAGCGATCTGCTTGTGGCCACTGATGTTCATTGGGTAAGCGGTCAGGCACCGGGAGAGACATTCCGCTGCATGGCTAAATTCCGCTACCGTCAACCGGATCAAGGCGTGACCGTTCATATTAAATCAGACAATCGCTGTGAGGTTGTATTCGATGAGCCGCAGCGTGCCATCACACCGGGTCAAGCTGTGGTCTTCTATGATGGAGAGGCTTGCTTGGGTGGAGCAACCATCGATAAAGCACTAAAGAAAAATAAAGCAGAAGCGACTGTATAAGCAATAAAAAAACGGAGCAGAATTTTTCTGCTCCGTTTTTTTCAATTATGCGGCATTATGCATGCGCAGGATTATCTTCGGTAATCAGATTACGCAGTACCAGCTTGAGAATCCCGCCGTTTTTGTAATAGTCGATTTCAACATCTGTATCAAGACGGATGATGCATTTGAACGTGAAGGAAGATCCATCTACCCGGGTGGCTTGGATCTCAATCTTCTGCCTGGGCTGTATCGCATCCGTGAGCTCGGGGATATCAAACGTCTCCTCACCGGTAATTCCGAGCGTCTCTGCACCCATCCCTTCTTCGAATTGCAGCGGTAATACACCCATGCATACAAGGTTGGTACGATGAATTCGCTCATAATTTTCCGCAATCACAGCTTTGGCTCCAAGAAGCAGTGTTCCTTTGGCCGCCCAGTCTCGTGAGCTGCCTGTTCCATATTCCTTTCCCCCAATAATAACCAGCGGTGTGCCGTCCTTTTTATATTTCATCGCCGCGTCGTAGATGGACATTACCTCTCCAGAAGGGAGATAGGTAGTATAGCCGCCTTCCGTGCCGGGCGCAAGGAGGTTTCGGATGCGAATATTGGCGAATGTCCCGCGCATCATAACTTCGTGATTCCCACGTCTTGAACCGTACGAATTGAAGTCCCGCACTTCAACCCCTTTATCTTGAAGGAATTGGCCGGCTGGGCTGCTGGGTTTAATCGCCCCGGCAGGCGAGATATGATCTGTTGTTACTGAATCACCCAACAGGGCGAGAGTGCGTGCTCCCATGATCGGATGGATTCCAGGTGCTTCTGTAGAGAAATCTTCAAAAAATGGTGGAGATTGAATGTACGTGGAATCCTTATCCCAATCATAAATTTGCTCTGCTGATATCGGGATTTCGTTCCATTGTTCGTTGAATGCCTGGACATTGTTATATTTTTCCTTATACATCTCCGGTGTAATAATAGCAGCCATCATCTGCCGAACTTCTTCCTCGCTTGGCCAAATATCGCGCAAATACACAGGCTCATTCTTCTCATTATGACCGATAGGATCACTATATAGATCAATATTGAACGTACCGGCCAGCGCA
The Aneurinibacillus sp. REN35 genome window above contains:
- a CDS encoding DUF2194 domain-containing protein, yielding MKVRTMSILIFLAAIMLLLTAGLQFMRSNGAYKLFSLTSGPGEVVQTMSAPDKKEKGQTITISILDSYSTVDRPLLSNLEHALQYAKVDYERITVENLATLTPSPYQVLVLVGEQVNQWPYETIRSYVQHGGRLVVTTRFHDPKWNELVGIQESRGFFKKDVSGLTFNRPIFPGYPNIPPQSRLFINSILDVSLQAGADVYLSAEKKPLLWTYPYGEGKVVYWNASTLVDKNTRGLLLHSIGLALPAFVTGQVAAKAVYIDDFPAPWPEGSNKAIAAHYGMNTSEFFRKVWWTDMKRWAHEYNIAYTGLMIATYRDDHTLSSEELIQLDKDTMVFFGRQLLKLGGEIGIHGYNHESLVTKGEPNDTELGYKLWKDQNEMVRSLRSAQEVFTHYFPEESFTTYVPPSNLLGRTGTAAIHEALPHVNTISSIYAGAPGKGYLIQEFGADKRFPNLYHMPRITSGYRFDEETAFLQADSLANFGLFSHFIHPDDIIDPSRAFGRGWPDMRSDFARMLAHVQKTYPYVEPTTARKLEQRLKAYQSATVRVRYAPDRIYLSGDKLPSPSYFLLRIEEHKAVDTQTAQGAEITKMPGMDHLFLIKMTQPEAEIQLKGGAS
- a CDS encoding tetratricopeptide repeat protein, with the protein product MYIVFFFVLHTLALFLLSRLLLPSLTEEKRGAASWIFVVSIFLPFIGEILGLIVWLAEKKTHNRSALDTYDEYTRIHVDNYENIIEEAANDYRLLPIMQSLEMDDSEIKKEMLIRLLDLNIGQKGKYLYTALQNEDTEVVHYAATSINVLKDRYIRRISSLRNQLRSENPAIYLELAQVYQHYLESDLLTGEMKHMTALEYHNVLKLAIQIIPTNPHLVFQQAEVCLLLRKNQEAEELGRRLIHQFPAYFGGYLIHMQLAYHNENWPRIREMIQRMREQVSEGELPPRWVPVLRQLEGA
- a CDS encoding endo alpha-1,4 polygalactosaminidase: MKKLTVALLSLTLVLFGLGGSSTYVSAAKVSPFQQVTSYKIFYGKPTARVFNEMKNYNMVIVEPYHYTKADIERIKKGGTMVMGYVSTMEVASWNQTLLNKCEATDFFLRENEKVHFAEWDSYLMDITSPHYQQILMDEVKNQVAAKGFDGVFLDTVGDIDDQHGNDPVMLTLQQFGMAAFMSEIKAQFPSLYLIQNWGFGTLTGYTAPYVDGFMWENFDYATVAKDQWAQDRMAELHALQKQYPFSVFTISFSGKAKSTEYAKKQGFIHFHTTKGFDVW
- a CDS encoding LysR family transcriptional regulator; translated protein: MDFEQLRTFIVLARNKSFSKTAEALHLVQSTVSSRIQALEAEVGKPLFMRDRRKVDLTAAGYTFLPYAERLLLLNEESLLKIQSMKTFEDQLSIGATDTLWKYVLCPVVETFFNQYPTVSLKIKTGHSWDVVHHLKDGVVQLGFVYLPQSIPGFEVLPFYEEEIILVSHPEHEAARWDAVAPEFLASLPLLYVDWGNPFYEWVSELLPPEYVPQLHIDNVSMLLALLQKNIGMGFIVRSAVEEELRAGRLAEIQLTDGLVPPKRTAFIMAQKEHLHRPAIQSWLKTMQELRLLSLSTEKTPL
- a CDS encoding MDR family MFS transporter, with the translated sequence MVGYVWRMSPLGVRVLFICSFLMNLGFYALIPYLTLYLTGSFAWSMAMAGILLGIRQFSQQGFSFLGGMLADRIGCKQALVFGVLVRAAGFVGFAFCTEMWQFIVAAILSGLGGALFEPAFLAAFARLTPEKGRKEIFAFRSVVVNTGMVVSTLVGGVLASVQFFYLSLVSGVLFIAVAMLVWVTLPKIEAEVTSRSWVADTREIIMNRPFVLYTVILIGYFYLYMQLFLTIPRRMEEVTGDTSGVAIMYATISLTVIALQLKVAVWLQNVSARFVLIGIGALVMGLSLFLLGFVTTIEMIIADGLLFAVGNMMVAPVLHDVVTLFAPANRLGSYYGFNSFSLAIGGALSTVLGGWLYDMGSHWNAAMLPWIFCLFVGFLVCLGMYKLEISRQPQALRTKMREG
- a CDS encoding 3D domain-containing protein, whose product is MRKSRSISLFRSIKAFRDNRKLLVIKGSMIMLLLCMYPVSSLAETPQQPVSGTLKNPPILTQSIHQALPYSSGEVSAKELEFPTALPAQDHTIDSVKIAAVNRNTNNRTLTRPKKPARSTTMTKVREGMTFTAHASGYTGPGRTKSGTKVRPGIVAVDTDYIPLGTVLYVEGYGQCRAEDIGGAIKGNAIDLAFATKKEALAWGRRDVEVKVISVP
- a CDS encoding N-acetylmuramoyl-L-alanine amidase; translated protein: MAALIVIDPGHGGADPGASGNGLKEKDITLSIAKRVAKHLENMGVNVCLTRSDDNVFSSDKAADLKARAEFANRLDADYFISIHINAGGGTGFESYVAKSAANQEAGRCQHIVHSEVASVFTNAGLPDRGEKTANFAVLRQTSMPAILLEFGFVDYAKDVAQLKNPEFLNAVAEAVARGTARALHVENPAPSLPASSTKPISKYYKDILPGLEWAGESVDKLYEFGIMRGDGQGAFRPTDTMTRLEAAVAIHNTIEYLLKKSGTS
- the mnmA gene encoding tRNA 2-thiouridine(34) synthase MnmA; translated protein: MNKSPENTRVVVGMSGGVDSSVAALLLKEQGYDVIGIFMKNWDDTDEFGHCTAEEDYEDVRRVCGQIGIPYYTVNFEKEYWDRVFTYFLDEYKKGRTPNPDVMCNKEIKFRAFLDRALDLGADYLATGHYAQVDFHDGKYRLLRGADPKKDQTYFLNQLGQDQLSRTMFPLGHLPKTEVREIALKAGLATAKKKDSTGICFIGERNFKEFLSSYLPANPGDIRTVDGELKGRHDGLMYYTLGQRQGLGIGGGDGTGEPWFVVDKDVERNILYVAQGGDHDRLYSDLLVATDVHWVSGQAPGETFRCMAKFRYRQPDQGVTVHIKSDNRCEVVFDEPQRAITPGQAVVFYDGEACLGGATIDKALKKNKAEATV